The genomic DNA CCTGATGCGTGCCATCTTTGAAATTGTGCTTCACCGTGGCTGGGCACAGCTGACAGACAAGGCGCTGAGCTTGTGCAAGATGATTGACAAACGCATGTGGCAATCCATGACGCCACTGCGACAGTTCAGGAAGGTCCCCGATGAGGTGATCAAGAAGGTTGAAAAGAAAAACTTCCCTTGGGAACGCCTTTACGATCTTGGCGTCAGTGAGATTGGTGAGCTTCTGAGGATGCCCAAACTGGGAAAGCTGGTGCACAGGTACGTGCACCAGTTCCCCAAACTGGAGCTGGCCGCCCATATCCAACCCATTACGCGATCTATGCTGCGGGTGGAACTGACCATCACGCCAGACTTCCAGTGGGATGAGAAGATCCACGGCACATCTGAGGCCTTCTGGATTCTCGTGGAAGATGTTGACTCGGAGGTCATCCTCCACCATGAGTACTTTCTGCTCAAGAGCAAGTTTTCCCAGGATGAGCACCTCATCAAATTCTTCGTCCCTGTCTTTGAGCCACTGCCGCCACAGTACTTCATTCGCATTGTGTCAGACCGGTGGATCAATGCAGAAACACAGCTTCCAGTATCATTCCGCCATCTGATACTCCCCGAGAAGTACCCTCCGCCTACGGAATTGCTAGATCTGCAGCCCTTGCCTGTGTCTGCTTTGCGAAACCCAACGTTTGAGGCTCTGTACAAGGACAAGTTTCCTTTCTTCAATCCGATCCAGACACAAGTCTTCAATGCCATATACAGCAGTGATGACAATGTCTTTGTCGGCGCTCCAACAGGAAGCGGGAAGACAATCTGTGCAGAGTTTGCCATCTTGCGCCTGTTCTCTCAGGTGTCAGAAGGCCGCTGTGTGTACGTGACTCCAAATGAAGCTCTTGCTGAGATCATATACGCCGACTGGACTCAGAAGTTCTCCCTGCAGTTGAACAAGAAGGTGAGGGTTGGTCGTTACTTATAGCTTTAGTAAGGCCTGCAGCAGCACAgacatttaatttatttattaaatacatACTGCGGACTCAAGGTCCAAAAGGATAGGCATCATAATAAACAGATATGCGGACTCAAGGGCCAAAAGGGTAGGCATCATAATAAACAGATACAGTTAAACGTCTATGTAACGAAGTCAGTAAAATCGGCActttgcttcattatattgaaattttgtttcatttaaaTTTGACCTTTTGTGTGAATAAGCACAGTCAACGATGGATCTTTGTTACGCGGAAGGGGCCGCGAAATTTACTGAATTATCAGGCAATCAGAAAAGGCAaatttcaatgagaaaaaaatttaattttgttgGATTTGGGAGACTGCGACAGAggatacggtttcatgccgtgtcaacaatatcttcacatctGTGGTATGAAttgaagccagccacgctttcatgTCCATTCTGCTCCCTTGGCTGATAATGTCACCCACAGTGGGACAGCACTTTCATGAAAAGCACCTGCAgtggggagtgaatgcttcgtctgcctctcgcttcaacgcatcTCTGAAAATTGAGATTACGCACCCGGCAGTACTAAATGCACAGGAAAACAACGCACATGATAACAAGCTATCTCGGCGTACCTACCCTTAGCACACATGGTTTAGGTTACCTCTAAAACAGAATGCACAGGCTGTGTGTGTACTCAGCTGCGCTGAAAGCCATGTGCATCCACAGATGAGTGAGTAAAAAAGATGCATGCCAAACgcaccctcccctcccccccccccccccctttgccaAACAACAGTACCACCTCGCACGCGCTTTATCACAATACCACAAGCTCGTTCCACTTTCCTCTTGCTCGCTTGGGAGGGCGGCATTCGTCAGACCACCATACTTTTGAGTTCACCCTCGCATGGTTTCACTCGCACCCAAAGCATGCAGCACACGGGGCATGATTGGATATTATCATACCTGGACTTTATACAGGACATGACGCTGCTCCGTTTCTGTTGAAATTATTCATTAGCAGTGTCATGCAATGTGTCATGACCACTGAAGTTTAATTACGTGTCAGATTTGACCATTTTTTACAGACATCACTTACTGAATCTTCAAATAAAACATTAAAACATAGGCGCCaaaaatgagcacatttctaACAGTAATGAAAGCGTTAAATTGAACTTTTGGGTTATTCTTGAATTAATGGAAAAGGAAAGCGTGGCATTTTCCATGCTTAGACATTGTGAACTGCTAGTAACATCAGCGGATATGTAGTGTATGTTTCCTTACTTGCCAAGGAAGACCAAACAAACACCTTTGCTCCAGGCTCCTTCGTTGCATGTGTATACTATGAGAAAGAGTTGTCCATGTAAACACCAAACTCTTCACAGTGGCACACTGCCTGCACTATTGGTTTCAGTAGCAGCATAACAACACTCTTACCATTTCTTTTAATTTCTTGTCCCTAATTTAGTACCTTAAGTAACGAGTGCTGTTCTTCTCAGGTCGTGATCCTTACCGGCGAGACTGGCACAGACCTGAAGCTGCTTGCCAAGGGCAACATCATCATTGGTACACCAGAGAAGTGGGACGTCTTGTCACGGCGGTGGAAGCAACGCAAGAATGTCCAGAACATCAACCTGTTCATCGTGGACGAGCTGCATTTGGTTGGCGGAGAGGATGGCCCCGTGCTCGAGGTGATCTGCTCCCGAATGCGCTACATCTCCTCCCAGATAGAGCGCCAGATTCGCATACTGGCACTCAGTTCCTCCCTGGCGAATGCTCGAGACATTGGCCAGTGGCTCGGAGCTAACGTCAACTCAACCTTCAACTTCCATCCCAATGTGAGGCCCGTCTTGCTGGAACTGCACATCCAGGGCTTCAACATAACTCACAATGCCTCACGCCTCCTGTCCATGAGCAAGCCGGTCTACCAAGGCATCATGAGGCACTCCCCCCGAAAGCCAGTCATTGTCTTTGTGCCGTCACGAAAACAGACACGTCTGACTGCAATCGACATCCTCACGTACTCTGCCTCAGAAGGTCAGGCCTCCAAGTTCTTGCACTGCACCGAGGACGATCTTAAGCCTTTCCTGGACAAGATCACAGACAAGACACTAAAGGAGACATTGAGCAATGGAGTGGCGTACCTTCACGAAGGCTTGAGCCCAGCTGACCAACGCTTGGTGGAGCAGCTTTTCGACAGCGGTGCCATCCAGGTTGTGGTGGTCTCCCGAAGTCTCTGCTGGGCTTTGTCTTTGGCGGCTCATCTTGTCATCATCATGGACACACAGTTCTACAATGGTAAAATCCATGCCTATGAAGATTACCCTGTGACGGATGTCCTCCAGATGGTTGGTAGGGCTAACCGGCCTCTCGTTGACGAGGATGGAAAGTGCCTTCTGTTGTGCCAGTCATCGAAGAAGGATTTCTTTAAGAAGTTCTTGTATGAACCCCTCCCAGTAGAGAGCCATCTTGACCACTGCCTGCACGACCATTTCAATGCCGAGATTGTGACCAAGACCATTGAGAATAAGCAAGATGCAGTGGACTACCTTACATGGACATTCCTGTACAGGAGGATGACGCAGAACCCGAACTACTACAATCTCCAAGGTGTCACTCATCGCCACCTTTCAGATCACCTGTCGGACCTCGTTGAGAACACATTGAACGATCTCGAACAAAGCAAGTGCATCAGCATTGAAGACGAGATGGATGTTGCGCCTCTTAACTTGGGCATGATTGCTGCCTACTACTACATCAACTACACAACAATCGAGCTCTTCAGCATGTCACTGAACTCGAAAACCAAGATCCGAGGCCTTCTGGAGATCATCAGTTCAGCTGCAGAGTATGAGAACATACCCATTAGGCATCACGAGGACAACATCCTGAGGCAGTTGTACAACCGACTGCCCCACAAGCTGACAAATCCAAAGTTCAGTGACCCGCATGTGAAGACCAACCTGCTCCTGCAGGCACACTTGTCTCGGATGCAGCTGTCAGCTGAGCTTCAATCTGACACAGAGGACATACTCGGCAAGGCCATCAGGCTTATACAGGCCTGTGTAGATGTGCTCAGTTCCAATGGATGGCTGACCCCAGCGCTGGCTGCCATGGAACTGGCGCAGATGGTCACACAAGCACTTTGGAACAAGGATTCTTACCTCAAGCAGCTGCCGCACTTCACGGCTGAAATCGTGAAACGCTGCCAGGAGCACGGTGTCGAGACCGTCTTTGACATCATGGAGCTCGAGGATGAAGACCGCAACAAGCTCCTTCAGATGACTGACAGCCAAATGGCAGATGTCGCGAAGTTCTGCAACCGGTACCCAAACATCGAGCTCACATACGAGATCCAAGGCAAGGATCACATTCGGTGCGGCTCTGCTGTCAACGTTGTGGTCCAGCTGGAAAGGGAAGATGAAGTCGTTGGACCAGTGATTGCCCCTATGTTCCCTCAGAAGAGGGAGGAAGGTTGGTGGGTGGTGATCGGCGAGTCCAAGAGCAACTCACTCATATCCATTAAGAGGCTCAGTTTGCAGCAGAAGGCCAAGGTAAAGCTCGACTTTGTGGCTCCCGCACCTGGTGACCACACATATACGTTGTACTACATGAGCGACTCCTACATGGGGTGCGACCAGGAGTATAGGTTCACCATTCACGTTGGCCAGATGGAGTCAAGAAAACGGAATGACAGCGACAGTGACTAATTGTTACCTGCTGGCAAGAACTGAGCTGGCCTCAGCATGTTCATCGGTGTTTTGTTTTCACCTTCTTTTGTTTTCTGTCTCATGTGACTGTACATAGAATATCTCAGCATCATTGTGAAATAAAAGGGGAAATCTGTATGACTTGTTGCGGGTTGACTGTAATTGTCCAGTTCACTGACTCTGAAAACCGTCACAGACACCTTTTTGCTCACAGGCTGTTCAGGAATTTCTTTAGGCATctataccaaaaaaaaaatgcaggcgaCTGTGCCATGCGGGAACCATATAACAGAACTCGCTGCGGAGGCTAAGCGGCTATAGTGTtgctctgctgagcacgaggtcacagtaTGAAATCCAGCTccgcagccacatttcgacgtgggcgaaatgcaaaaacgcccgtgccccatgcattgggagcacgttaaagatgttggtcaaaattaatcaggagtcgcCCCACtttggtgtgcctcataatcaaatcgtgatgctggcacgtaaaaaccccagaattttattAAACCATATAACGGAAAGTGTTTTGAAATACATTATCTGTGGTGTGCATTGCGGGTAGGTCACGGCAGTTGTGCTCTCTATGTGGTTCTTCAGGGCTTTCTTTCAGTGCACAAGCGACATCTTTCCTAGAAATGAATggagattaaaaaaaattgttgcttCTGACGTGATGCATCATGGCACCATTTCTCTGCACCGTGAAAAAGATTTAAAGGCGCACTACTCCATACTGACTTACCGATGGACCATGACGCACCAGAAGACTATGATTAGGGACCCATCGGTGGGTCACCATGCACAGAAATCGGGACCACAATAAGTGCTGCCACAGTGAACATGTTAAAGGAGTATTACCATGGTATTTTTTACTTGTAATTTTCTCTGTCAAATGGAGGTTCTAACTCTCTATACCTTAGAAGAAATACTGGCAAGAGTCAGTGTGTGCTAAATAGTTGAGTACAATCTTAACCGGGTGGTGGATGCTTCATATTGTCATGACATTGACTCACACTGTTCCTGTGGTTGTTGCGACTGGTACAAGCAGATACAGGCAGcacacttcaatttttttttatgagcaatGTCTTCACATCTAGCCTTGTTGCTAGACGTCGTCGGCAAATTTTACTTTTGTCACAATGTCGTGGGTATGTCGACACCAAGGTGGCATTTTGGGACCAACATTAGTATCAAAGTGAAACATTTTATAAGTGTTTGCAACCTTCATACTTGCTATATACTATACAAGGTGTCCcatgtaactttagccaaactaaAAATATGTgaattccacgtagctggacagaaccaaggtaatgttgtttgccatcgcttggaggtattcaaattatttatttcattctgcctaaataaataattagtcttaatcaatCAACTCTTACGTATAATTAAACAAAAAGAGtgaatgagaaaactgtagagcaacatgaaaaactccccatacagctttctgttgctccataCGTGCTACGTAAACATGTTTTTCCAAGCGTGGAAGAAAcctgcaaatacacgcaaagtgccttgagcggccagtCACACGACCATTTCGCGTGCATTTGCAGGCTGctttcacgctctgaaaaacttttatgtagcacgtattgagcaacagaaaactatcgggagtttttcatgtcgctctacaattttcttattcacacttttcatctaattgtaataattgagaagttcattaattaagactaattctcTAATTAGGCAGAACGAAAagaataatttgagtatctccaagtgacggcgaACAACACTACCTttgctctgtccagctacgtggcattttcaCATGTTTAAAGTTTGCCTAAAGCTACGTGGGGCATCTTGTATATGCTACTTATGTATCATATATCTATGATATATGATACACAACCTGCAAGGTGTAGGTAAGGACATGACAGGGAAAAATTGGTATCCACCCAAATTGCAGCAAGCTACAATTTGGgtgaatgcctttttttttttttcatgtactttcctcGACCTTGCAGGCTTAAGTCATTTCAGTGTACCAGTGCCTTGAGTTGTTGATTCATTCGCCCTCACTCTGCAATGGGCTAGCCTTCTggttagctcagttggtagagcgactgccccgGATAGGCGTTAGTCCCGGAcgaggaaaaacgtttatttaactGCTAGGCTCCCCTTCCgggaaacctgtatgggtttgcTTTGCAATTTCTTTGCGCAATTTGGGTTTatgccaatttttccctttcatatcTATTATTTTTGTATGTTATACTAGCTGCTGTGCATGAGAAGTGACTGGTAGGATTTCTGCAAGTTTCTGTGGAGAGGTGTCAATACTCCTTTAAATGGCAAAGTTAGGAGCTTTGCACATGTGAAGTTTGTGATCAATGATGAATGTGACACATGCTCCAAATGACTGCTTATTTCAAGTTTTATTGAAGATGGTAAAGTTCCAAGTTGGATTGACTTGTTAGCAGAGGAAGTGTGACACTTATAGGTCATTGCAACTGTTTTAGATGTCGTGTCATTGTCCCAGCACACTGTGACATTCAATGATTTGCCTCTAGAGGAATTGCTGTTGACCCTCTTGAAGCCTCTGCAATGAGGTTTTTGAACCAGAGGTTGAGAAAAACTGGTCTGGAGTGCAGTTTGTTAGCAATAGCCAACATATGAAGTTCAGCACTAAATGAAAATCTTGCATGCCCTCTTGTGCTTCTATTTAGAGATGGCGCATTTGTGGCCATTGCTGGAAATCAAGGGAAATACTAGTGGACTTGTATTGGAATGGGTTGAAAAGTTTACAGGATAGCTTGGGCAGGTTCGATGGAATGCTGCAATCCGAACAGTTACGTATATCTGTGCCTCTGATAAAATTAAAAATGCACTGATGTCCAGGACCAGTTAACACGTAGCCTGTATTTAGTAAAAGCAAAGCGCGCGATCTGTGTCTTTGTGGTGAATTAGCGTCAATTTGTTGCGCCTTTGCTATAATGATTCGACCTTTTTCACTACTGCAATGCTGCAGGTGAACAGAAATATACTGGATGACGAAAGCGGAGTCTCGGCATCCGCTCGAAAGATGGACGGCGGGAAAAGAAAACCCAAGTTGCGCAATGAAAGCCGCGCTGGACGATTATATAAAATACAAAAACACTCGGGGGGAGAACTCCGTGTGCGAGCCTAAGCCAGTTCTCATGGCAACGAGATCCCGAATGGAAGCAAGCGAGCACAAACGCAACATAAGGGTGCTGTCCACGTGCCCATCAGCAGGATGGGCAGTGACATCTGCGTGGCTCCCGACGTTAGCGCCACCGTTGCCACGATTCATACTTGCGGGCGGCGTACGACGGGGGGGCCGCACGAGCCGTCTGCCCAGCCGGTACGCTGGCATTTCATTGAGCTTTCTTTCGAAAAGTACGCGCCGACCGCGAGCGGTCGTTGCGCTAAACCAAAGTCACCATGGACGCCATGTACACGGCTGGCGCGCACATGACCAAGCACCTGCAAGAGAATTTCGAAGGCTATGACCGCTTCTTCTCGTGGGTTTCGTCCGTGGCCGACCCGCCGCGCAACGTGCTCTGGTACTATCCGATCGCATTAACGTTTAGCACTCCACTCGGCATCCGTATCCTCATCGCGTCATCGTGCTCCGAGTTCCTAAACGTCGCCATCAAGTGGGTGTTGAACGAGCACCGGCCCTTTTGGTACGTCAAACTCAAGTCGGACGTGGGCATCCAGCTCGCGCAGACGCCTCAGACGTGCGAGACGGGTCCGGGCTCGCCGTCCGGACACGTCATGATCACTGCGGCCGTGCTGTACGTCGTGATCCGCTACGCTCTCAGCTGCGTCGACAAGACCCGCCATCCACGGCGCCGGTACATCAAGGTGATCGTGTGGCCCGCTTACGTCTGCTACCTGACCGCCGTCGGCGCGTCTCGAGTCTTCATTGGGGCGCACTTCCCGCACCAGGTGATACTGGGCTTCGCTATGGGCGTCACGACGGGCTACTTCCTGGAGCGATTCGACATCGACCAGTGGTACTACCCCGAGTTCGTGACCCTCAGCGGTCTCATGGCCATGACGTGCGCCACTGTGTTCACCGGCTTCATGGCGCTCGGAGTCGACCCGCAGCACACGGTTCACCTGGCGCTCGAGGCCTGCGACGACCCTCGCTACGTCAACATCAGCTCGACGGTCCTCTACAGCATGATGCGCAACATCGCGTGCCCCTTGGGGGTCGGCATCGCCATGTCGAGGCCCAACTTCGGCAAGGTGATGGAAGGCGCGAAGCGGGCGCCCGTGTGGGCCAAGCTGCTGGCGGGACTGGCAGGCGTTGGCATCGGACGCATCTTGCTCGCCTGTCCGCTGCCCAAGCGGGAGTTGGGCATCTATGCCGGAGCGTTGATCCAGTTCTGCTTCTTCTCCTTCGCCATCAGCTACGGGATCCCCTACGTCCTGTACAAGAACTATAAGCAGGTCAACAAAGTTCTCGCGACACCTCCGAAAAAGAAGGACTCCTCTTCCAGTTCTTCCTCGGATGAGGAGTAAAGAGGTATACTGTATTAGGGGtgtagcagcctgtggggagaaTGCCTAGGAAGACAGAGGGTGGTTTGCTGTTGTGCGGGGGATGGCGCATGCATGGATGCGCAAGTGTGTGTTCATTTCGGCCGCTAGCTTCGCTAGAGGGCTCACGCGGAATCTCAAATTCCAAAGAGTGCAGCGTCTCGCCTATGGTCCCTGCTAGATGCGTGGAAAATAAAGCAAAGCGGAAACGTGTCTTAGGGTTTCACCAGAGATGTCTGATCAATGGTCTGCAGGGCGACAGTGTGGACGAAAGTGTCTGCATTTAATTTGAAGCATTCTACTTCGATGGCTCTGCCATACTGAGGCATAAGACAACATGCCAGATGATTATCGTACTCCTTTCTCGTGTCAGTGGAACCAGGGATTGCATCAGTCAGTataaacacggggaaggcgggagatggaaattcaagacaatgagcaaaacaagagcaaggtaaaagcgggccgagacaacgtttcgacaagaggatTTGTCTGAAAGAGTCAcgtcttgaaaaagacaagtctacATGTTGAAACGTTGAcgcccgcttttaccttgttctcgttttgctcatcagtCAGTATAGCCGTTCCTAACACATGCAGCTGTGATAATATCATTATCGTGCATCACGTCTAGATTGCGGTGACCGTTTGCATCTGTTGGTTAGTGTGTGTGCATTAAGCTGTTTCTTAGTGTCTGCATAGATGTACGGACGTAATTGTACTTGCCTAGAGTGTTCAAATTGTAGACAATATTGTGGCAGCATTTTCAGTGACTGTCTGTGGGCTTGGCATAGAACAGCCTCTGGTGCAGTCGTGTGGAAAGAATTTTACAGCTGCGTTCCAAAAGATTCACTGCACATAATTTGGGCGCTCTAAGCAAGTTTGATTGTGGCTGTAGTGTTGCAATGTCCAGTGTTGGGCAATAGAATGCTTAGGGCTTTATGCCTTCTCAACCCCGTGATCTAGTTGCGAGTCTTAATTTATTAATGTTTTCGCCCAAAACTGCTGTACATATAACAGAGATTGTTCACACAACAGTTCTGTATCCGAGGTTTATACAACTATATAGAAAGGCTCTCGTAGTGATAACGGTCATCAGGAATGCTGCTGGTGCCAGAACACTGTCACCGTCTTTCCAAAAGCAGGGGTACCTAATAAGAAGGTCCCTATGAAGAGTCATGTGTTCATTCTGGTGCTTTTCAAATGCTCTGGTAAACCGCTGATAAAAGATGCAGAATGTCAGCTACGTATGTGTGTCACTTTATCAAAGAATA from Dermacentor albipictus isolate Rhodes 1998 colony chromosome 7, USDA_Dalb.pri_finalv2, whole genome shotgun sequence includes the following:
- the LOC135904409 gene encoding glucose-6-phosphatase 3-like, with product MDAMYTAGAHMTKHLQENFEGYDRFFSWVSSVADPPRNVLWYYPIALTFSTPLGIRILIASSCSEFLNVAIKWVLNEHRPFWYVKLKSDVGIQLAQTPQTCETGPGSPSGHVMITAAVLYVVIRYALSCVDKTRHPRRRYIKVIVWPAYVCYLTAVGASRVFIGAHFPHQVILGFAMGVTTGYFLERFDIDQWYYPEFVTLSGLMAMTCATVFTGFMALGVDPQHTVHLALEACDDPRYVNISSTVLYSMMRNIACPLGVGIAMSRPNFGKVMEGAKRAPVWAKLLAGLAGVGIGRILLACPLPKRELGIYAGALIQFCFFSFAISYGIPYVLYKNYKQVNKVLATPPKKKDSSSSSSSDEE